A part of Gallus gallus isolate bGalGal1 chromosome 30, bGalGal1.mat.broiler.GRCg7b, whole genome shotgun sequence genomic DNA contains:
- the AKAP8 gene encoding A-kinase anchor protein 8 isoform X5, with translation MEPGYGGYGSWNAGAANTQGTYATSATSWQGMAAKENYEGSSWQSWQSHYESPRADMGKAAQGYEGYNYYSAPSTASSTAATYSYGPTATPSSWDTPKAPELPLSDVGIASYSSDPTPSDNSDSIIAKINQRLDMLSKEGSGGAGEGVEEQESSFRFDSFDSYDSRSSLPDHDAFRSPYDYESGPDRSDSFGSHFDSRQDQTRTRGSGYGAARGRGQNRPQNRGRPNAYGRPEHFMPSSSSERLSARWNELNYMGGRGGGPNRLPSLFSQALVPEYGDYGDYGDYGDYGDYGDYGDYGDYGVMGMSGVGMGRYGSAPYGYGAGRQRSQERMGSAPWHGNVLGPKRRGFRNRSGVRSESEGGRKRKQSQSGDEPDSKQAKSDSDGDDTDNADEGEGEEKSGDEADKASGDGYEDDDEEMKKKREKQRRRDRMRDRAMDRIQFACSVCKFRSFEEEEIQKHLQSKFHKETLRYIGTKLPDKTVEFLQEYIVNRNRKIEKRRQELTEKEGVKQKPDPFKGIGQEHFFKKIEAAHCMACDMLIPAQNHLLQRHLRSAEHNRNRRMAAEQFKKTSLHVAKSVLNNKHIVKMLEKYLKTVLYLP, from the exons ATGGAGCCGGGATACGGCG GTTATGGCTCCTGGAATGCTGGAGCCGCCAACACACAAG GTACCTACGCAACGAGTGCCACAAGCTGGCAAG GCATGGCAGCAAAGGAGAACTACGAGGGGTCCTCGTGGCAGAGCTGGCAGTCCCACTACGAGAGCCCCAGGGCGGACATGGGGAAGGCTGCACAAG GCTACGAAGGTTATAACTACTACAGCGCCCCAAGCACGGCCTCCAGCACCGCCGCCACCTACAGCTACGGCCCCACCGCCACCCCCAGCTCCTGGGACACCCCCAAAGCCCCTGAGCTGCCCCTCAGCGACGTCGGCATCGCCTCCTACAGCAGCGATCCCACTCCCAGCGACAACTCCGACTCCATCATCGCCAAAATCAACCAGCGCCTCGACATGCTGTCCAAGGAGGGCAGCGGAGGGGCCGGGGAGGGCGTGGAGGAGCAGGAGAG CTCCTTCAGGTTCGACTCCTTCGACTCCTACGACTCCCGATCCTCCCTACCCGACCACGACGCCTTCCGCTCCCCCTACGACTACGAATCCGGCCCCGACCGCTCCGATTCCTTCGGGAGCCACTTTGACAGCCGCCAGGACCAAACCCGAACCCGAGGCAGCGGTtacggcgcggcgcggggccggggccaGAACCGACCGCAGAACCGGGGCCGCCCCAACGCTTACGGTCGCCCCGAACACTTCATGCCCTCTTCCAGCTCTGAGCGGCTGTCGGCGCGTTGGAACGAGCTGAACTACATGGGGGGCCGCGGAGGGGGGCCCAACCGCCTGCCCTCCCTCTTCTCCCAAGCCCTGGTCCCCGAATACGGCGACTACGGAGACTACGGCGACTACGGGGATTATGGGGATTACGGTGACTACGGGGATTACGGAGACTACGGCGTGATGGGGATGTCGGGCGTGGGAATGGGGCGGTACGGGAGCGCGCCCTACGGATACGGAGCGGGGCGGCAGCGCAGCCAGGAGCGGATGGGCAGCGCGCCGTGGCACGGGAATGTGCTGGGG CCCAAAAGGAGAGGATTTCGAAACCGCTCCGGGGTCCGATCCGAGAGCGAAGGGGGACGCAAACGGAAGCAGTCTCAGAGTGGTGATGAACCTGACAGCAAACAGGCGAAGAGCGACAGCGACGGCGACGACACCGACAACG CAGATGAGGGCGAAGGAGAGGAGAAGTCAGGAGACGAAGCTGACAAAG CATCCGGAGATGGCTACGAGGATGATGATGaggagatgaagaagaagagagagaagcagaggaggagggacAGGATGCGTGACCGCGCCATGGACAG GATCCAATTCGCCTGCTCCGTCTGCAAATTCCGCAGCTTTGAGGAAGAGGAGATCCAGAAACACCTCCAGAGCAAATTCCACAAAGAGACCTTACGTTACATTGGAACCAAACTCCCCGACAAGACGGTCGAGTTCCTGCAG GAGTACATCGTCAACAGGAACAGGAAGATTGAGAAGCGCCGCCAGGAGCTGACGGAGAAGGAGGGCGTGAAGCAGAAGCCGGATCCCTTCAAGG GCATTGGCCAGGAACACTTCTTCAAGAAGATCGAGGCTGCTCACTGCATGGCCTGTGACATGCTGATCCCTGCCCAGAACCACCTCCTGCAGCGGCACCTGCGCTCCGCAGAGCACAACCGGAACCGCAGG ATGGCCGCCGAGCAGTTCAAGAAGACCAGCCTACACGTGGCCAAGAGCGTCCTGAACAACAAACACATCGTGAAGATGCTGGAGAAGTACCTCAAG ACTGTACTGTACCTACCGTAA
- the AKAP8 gene encoding A-kinase anchor protein 8 isoform X4, translating to MEPGYGGYGSWNAGAANTQGTYATSATSWQGMAAKENYEGSSWQSWQSHYESPRADMGKAAQGYEGYNYYSAPSTASSTAATYSYGPTATPSSWDTPKAPELPLSDVGIASYSSDPTPSDNSDSIIAKINQRLDMLSKEGSGGAGEGVEEQESSFRFDSFDSYDSRSSLPDHDAFRSPYDYESGPDRSDSFGSHFDSRQDQTRTRGSGYGAARGRGQNRPQNRGRPNAYGRPEHFMPSSSSERLSARWNELNYMGGRGGGPNRLPSLFSQALVPEYGDYGDYGDYGDYGDYGDYGDYGDYGVMGMSGVGMGRYGSAPYGYGAGRQRSQERMGSAPWHGNVLGPKRRGFRNRSGVRSESEGGRKRKQSQSGDEPDSKQAKSDSDGDDTDNADEGEGEEKSGDEADKASGDGYEDDDEEMKKKREKQRRRDRMRDRAMDRIQFACSVCKFRSFEEEEIQKHLQSKFHKETLRYIGTKLPDKTVEFLQEYIVNRNRKIEKRRQELTEKEGVKQKPDPFKGIGQEHFFKKIEAAHCMACDMLIPAQNHLLQRHLRSAEHNRNRRMAAEQFKKTSLHVAKSVLNNKHIVKMLEKYLKGPQARHRHRRHLPSDGVPRCRQS from the exons ATGGAGCCGGGATACGGCG GTTATGGCTCCTGGAATGCTGGAGCCGCCAACACACAAG GTACCTACGCAACGAGTGCCACAAGCTGGCAAG GCATGGCAGCAAAGGAGAACTACGAGGGGTCCTCGTGGCAGAGCTGGCAGTCCCACTACGAGAGCCCCAGGGCGGACATGGGGAAGGCTGCACAAG GCTACGAAGGTTATAACTACTACAGCGCCCCAAGCACGGCCTCCAGCACCGCCGCCACCTACAGCTACGGCCCCACCGCCACCCCCAGCTCCTGGGACACCCCCAAAGCCCCTGAGCTGCCCCTCAGCGACGTCGGCATCGCCTCCTACAGCAGCGATCCCACTCCCAGCGACAACTCCGACTCCATCATCGCCAAAATCAACCAGCGCCTCGACATGCTGTCCAAGGAGGGCAGCGGAGGGGCCGGGGAGGGCGTGGAGGAGCAGGAGAG CTCCTTCAGGTTCGACTCCTTCGACTCCTACGACTCCCGATCCTCCCTACCCGACCACGACGCCTTCCGCTCCCCCTACGACTACGAATCCGGCCCCGACCGCTCCGATTCCTTCGGGAGCCACTTTGACAGCCGCCAGGACCAAACCCGAACCCGAGGCAGCGGTtacggcgcggcgcggggccggggccaGAACCGACCGCAGAACCGGGGCCGCCCCAACGCTTACGGTCGCCCCGAACACTTCATGCCCTCTTCCAGCTCTGAGCGGCTGTCGGCGCGTTGGAACGAGCTGAACTACATGGGGGGCCGCGGAGGGGGGCCCAACCGCCTGCCCTCCCTCTTCTCCCAAGCCCTGGTCCCCGAATACGGCGACTACGGAGACTACGGCGACTACGGGGATTATGGGGATTACGGTGACTACGGGGATTACGGAGACTACGGCGTGATGGGGATGTCGGGCGTGGGAATGGGGCGGTACGGGAGCGCGCCCTACGGATACGGAGCGGGGCGGCAGCGCAGCCAGGAGCGGATGGGCAGCGCGCCGTGGCACGGGAATGTGCTGGGG CCCAAAAGGAGAGGATTTCGAAACCGCTCCGGGGTCCGATCCGAGAGCGAAGGGGGACGCAAACGGAAGCAGTCTCAGAGTGGTGATGAACCTGACAGCAAACAGGCGAAGAGCGACAGCGACGGCGACGACACCGACAACG CAGATGAGGGCGAAGGAGAGGAGAAGTCAGGAGACGAAGCTGACAAAG CATCCGGAGATGGCTACGAGGATGATGATGaggagatgaagaagaagagagagaagcagaggaggagggacAGGATGCGTGACCGCGCCATGGACAG GATCCAATTCGCCTGCTCCGTCTGCAAATTCCGCAGCTTTGAGGAAGAGGAGATCCAGAAACACCTCCAGAGCAAATTCCACAAAGAGACCTTACGTTACATTGGAACCAAACTCCCCGACAAGACGGTCGAGTTCCTGCAG GAGTACATCGTCAACAGGAACAGGAAGATTGAGAAGCGCCGCCAGGAGCTGACGGAGAAGGAGGGCGTGAAGCAGAAGCCGGATCCCTTCAAGG GCATTGGCCAGGAACACTTCTTCAAGAAGATCGAGGCTGCTCACTGCATGGCCTGTGACATGCTGATCCCTGCCCAGAACCACCTCCTGCAGCGGCACCTGCGCTCCGCAGAGCACAACCGGAACCGCAGG ATGGCCGCCGAGCAGTTCAAGAAGACCAGCCTACACGTGGCCAAGAGCGTCCTGAACAACAAACACATCGTGAAGATGCTGGAGAAGTACCTCAAG GGTCCCCAGGCACGTCACCGGCACCGCCGTCACCTCCCGAGCGACGGCGTCCCACGCTGCCGGCAGAGCTAA
- the AKAP8 gene encoding A-kinase anchor protein 8 isoform X6, with translation MEPGYGGYGSWNAGAANTQGTYATSATSWQGMAAKENYEGSSWQSWQSHYESPRADMGKAAQGYEGYNYYSAPSTASSTAATYSYGPTATPSSWDTPKAPELPLSDVGIASYSSDPTPSDNSDSIIAKINQRLDMLSKEGSGGAGEGVEEQESSFRFDSFDSYDSRSSLPDHDAFRSPYDYESGPDRSDSFGSHFDSRQDQTRTRGSGYGAARGRGQNRPQNRGRPNAYGRPEHFMPSSSSERLSARWNELNYMGGRGGGPNRLPSLFSQALVPEYGDYGDYGDYGDYGDYGDYGDYGDYGVMGMSGVGMGRYGSAPYGYGAGRQRSQERMGSAPWHGNVLGPKRRGFRNRSGVRSESEGGRKRKQSQSGDEPDSKQAKSDSDGDDTDNDEGEGEEKSGDEADKASGDGYEDDDEEMKKKREKQRRRDRMRDRAMDRIQFACSVCKFRSFEEEEIQKHLQSKFHKETLRYIGTKLPDKTVEFLQEYIVNRNRKIEKRRQELTEKEGVKQKPDPFKGIGQEHFFKKIEAAHCMACDMLIPAQNHLLQRHLRSAEHNRNRRMAAEQFKKTSLHVAKSVLNNKHIVKMLEKYLKTVLYLP, from the exons ATGGAGCCGGGATACGGCG GTTATGGCTCCTGGAATGCTGGAGCCGCCAACACACAAG GTACCTACGCAACGAGTGCCACAAGCTGGCAAG GCATGGCAGCAAAGGAGAACTACGAGGGGTCCTCGTGGCAGAGCTGGCAGTCCCACTACGAGAGCCCCAGGGCGGACATGGGGAAGGCTGCACAAG GCTACGAAGGTTATAACTACTACAGCGCCCCAAGCACGGCCTCCAGCACCGCCGCCACCTACAGCTACGGCCCCACCGCCACCCCCAGCTCCTGGGACACCCCCAAAGCCCCTGAGCTGCCCCTCAGCGACGTCGGCATCGCCTCCTACAGCAGCGATCCCACTCCCAGCGACAACTCCGACTCCATCATCGCCAAAATCAACCAGCGCCTCGACATGCTGTCCAAGGAGGGCAGCGGAGGGGCCGGGGAGGGCGTGGAGGAGCAGGAGAG CTCCTTCAGGTTCGACTCCTTCGACTCCTACGACTCCCGATCCTCCCTACCCGACCACGACGCCTTCCGCTCCCCCTACGACTACGAATCCGGCCCCGACCGCTCCGATTCCTTCGGGAGCCACTTTGACAGCCGCCAGGACCAAACCCGAACCCGAGGCAGCGGTtacggcgcggcgcggggccggggccaGAACCGACCGCAGAACCGGGGCCGCCCCAACGCTTACGGTCGCCCCGAACACTTCATGCCCTCTTCCAGCTCTGAGCGGCTGTCGGCGCGTTGGAACGAGCTGAACTACATGGGGGGCCGCGGAGGGGGGCCCAACCGCCTGCCCTCCCTCTTCTCCCAAGCCCTGGTCCCCGAATACGGCGACTACGGAGACTACGGCGACTACGGGGATTATGGGGATTACGGTGACTACGGGGATTACGGAGACTACGGCGTGATGGGGATGTCGGGCGTGGGAATGGGGCGGTACGGGAGCGCGCCCTACGGATACGGAGCGGGGCGGCAGCGCAGCCAGGAGCGGATGGGCAGCGCGCCGTGGCACGGGAATGTGCTGGGG CCCAAAAGGAGAGGATTTCGAAACCGCTCCGGGGTCCGATCCGAGAGCGAAGGGGGACGCAAACGGAAGCAGTCTCAGAGTGGTGATGAACCTGACAGCAAACAGGCGAAGAGCGACAGCGACGGCGACGACACCGACAACG ATGAGGGCGAAGGAGAGGAGAAGTCAGGAGACGAAGCTGACAAAG CATCCGGAGATGGCTACGAGGATGATGATGaggagatgaagaagaagagagagaagcagaggaggagggacAGGATGCGTGACCGCGCCATGGACAG GATCCAATTCGCCTGCTCCGTCTGCAAATTCCGCAGCTTTGAGGAAGAGGAGATCCAGAAACACCTCCAGAGCAAATTCCACAAAGAGACCTTACGTTACATTGGAACCAAACTCCCCGACAAGACGGTCGAGTTCCTGCAG GAGTACATCGTCAACAGGAACAGGAAGATTGAGAAGCGCCGCCAGGAGCTGACGGAGAAGGAGGGCGTGAAGCAGAAGCCGGATCCCTTCAAGG GCATTGGCCAGGAACACTTCTTCAAGAAGATCGAGGCTGCTCACTGCATGGCCTGTGACATGCTGATCCCTGCCCAGAACCACCTCCTGCAGCGGCACCTGCGCTCCGCAGAGCACAACCGGAACCGCAGG ATGGCCGCCGAGCAGTTCAAGAAGACCAGCCTACACGTGGCCAAGAGCGTCCTGAACAACAAACACATCGTGAAGATGCTGGAGAAGTACCTCAAG ACTGTACTGTACCTACCGTAA
- the AKAP8L gene encoding A-kinase anchor protein 8-like: protein MSYSGYGDWNSGTNRGYESYNYGYGYGQDNSGNYGYGMAASNSWDMGNSDMDMNPDGAGSADTVIAKMNQRLDMVSHLDADSMQGGHYGSGGDRYDSYESYDSRSSMNDRDVYRSGYDYNENDNDNAYDSHYDGHYDDHYESHYDSFYGSRRDQYQHRARDGFGQRGQNWARDGRNTRPMASPYSGRMGGQWNDAPRGMGPHGSSRLPSLFSHNIIPELGMFQGMRGFSGSMRFGGGMMKQRMRRNWKMWDSDFKPQKKKMKKDLTGKKRKQTSSSDEPDSKAAKTDGSDNSDSDNEEGTEGESGEKEEKEGSRGEGEDEEGRDSEKGALTIQEEISQIKRKLQAGKKTQERQKKRHRDRMVERIQYVCSLCKYRTFYDDEMNSHLESKFHKEHFKFVGTKLPQQTADFLQEYVANKTRKTEERRKAIEDINAVIQQIYRDQDLTQDIGMEHFIKKVEAAHCAACDLFIPMQYGIIQKHLKSLDHNHNRRAMMEQSKKSSLVVARSILNNKLISKKLERYLKGENPFTDDPEEKEEHEEGEGGVAGNVEEGTAEGGDENKDEEENLEEENADDENKEENVGDENKEEGNLDNENKGDEILDDENKEEGNLRDESNDPKENPEGNENEEEEEKGTERETEAQAEAQEVEPGAGSRGGEEEEEEEEVWQPAGESLPEDEEQQPAEGEEEEESEETTAAPEDEDVA from the exons ATGAGTTACTCAG GTTATGGAGACTGGAACTCTGGGACAAACAGAG gaTATGAGAGCTATAATTATGGCTACGGCTACGGGCAGGACAACTCGGGCAACTATGGCTACGGCATGGCTGCCTCCAACTCGTGGGATATGGGCAACTCGGACATGGACATGAACCCAGATGGTGCTGGCAGTGCCGACACCGTCATTGCCAAAATGAACCAGCGCCTGGACATGGTGTCCCACCTGGATGCTGACAGCATGCAGGGGGGGCACTACGGCTCCGGCGGGGACCG GTACGACTCATACGAATCCTACGACTCGAGGTCCTCGATGAATGACCGGGACGTGTACCGCTCCGGTTACGACTACAACGAGAACGACAACGACAACGCCTACGACAGTCACTACGACGGTCATTACGATGACCACTACGAAAGTCACTACGACAGCTTCTACGGGAGCCGCAGGGACCAGTACCAGCACAGGGCACGGGATGGCTTTGGCCAACGGGGTCAGAACTGGGCGCGGGACGGGCGCAACACCAGACCCATGGCTTCACCGTACTCGGGGCGCATGGGCGGGCAGTGGAACGACGCTCCGCGGGGCATGGGCCCCCACGGCTCCTCccgcctgccttccctcttctcccacaACATCATCCCAGAGCTGGGCATGTTCCAAGGAATGCGAGGGTTTTCGGGGAGCATGCGCTTCGGTGGAGGCATGATGAAGCAGAGGATGAGGAGAAactggaaaatgtgggattcgGACTTTAAA cctcaaaagaagaaaatgaagaaggacCTCACAGGGAAGAAGCGGAAGCAAACCAGCAGCTCGGATGAACCCGACAGCAAGGCGGCAAAGACTGATGGCTCCGACAACTCCGACTCTGACAACG AGGAAGGAACCGAAGGAGAATcgggagaaaaagaggagaaagaaggctccAGAGGT GAAGGGGAAGATGAAGAAGGACGAGACTCAGAGAAAG GTGCTTTAACAATTCAAGAAGAGATCAGTCAAATCAAACGCAAATTACAGGCGGGCAAGAAAACTCAAGAGAGGCAAAAGAAGAGGCACCGGGATCGCATGGTGGAAAG GATCCAATACGTTTGCTCGCTGTGCAAATACCGCACCTTCTACGACGACGAGATGAACAGTCACCTGGAGAGCAAATTCCACAAGGAGCACTTCAAGTTTGTTGGAACCAAGCTGCCCCAGCAAACAGCCGACTTCCTGCAG GAATACGTTGCCAATAAAACGAGGAAAACTGAAGAGCGCCGTAAAGCAATTGAGGACATCAACGCGGTTATCCAGCAGATCTACAGGGACCAGGATCTTACACAAG ACATCGGCATGGAGCACTTCATCAAGAAGGTGGAGGCCGCTCACTGCGCTGCATGCGACCTCTTCATCCCCATGCAATATGGCATCATCCAGAAGCACCTGAAGTCACTCGACCACAACCACAACCGCAGG GCCATGATGGAGCAGTCCAAGAAGTCATCCCTGGTAGTGGCCAGGAGCATTCTGAACAACAAGCTGATCAGTAAGAAACTGGAGCGGTACCTGAAG GGTGAGAATCCTTTCACGGATGACCCCGAAGAAAAAGAGGAGCAcgaggagggagaagggggagTGGCTGGGAACGTGGAGGAAGGGACAGCGGAAGGAGGAGACGAAAACAAGGACGAGGAGGAGAATCTGGAAGAAGAGAATGCGGACGATGAGAACAAGGAGGAAAACGTGGGCGACGAGAACAAGGAGGAAGGGAATTTAGACAATGAGAACAAAGGGGACGAAATTTTAGACgatgaaaacaaagaggaaggaaatctGCGGGATGAAAGCAACGATCCCAAGGAGAAcccagaaggaaatgaaaatgaggaggaggaagaaaaggggacagagagagaaactgaGGCCCAGGCAGAAGCACAAGAGGTGGAGCCGGgcgcagggagcagagggggggaagaggaggaggaggaggaggaggtttGGCAGCCCGCGGGGGAATCGCTGCCCGAGGAcgaagagcagcagccagcagaaggtgaggaggaggaggagagtgAAGAAACCACTGCTGCTCCCGAGGATGAGGATGTGGCATAA